In the genome of Anabaena cylindrica PCC 7122, the window CTGTAATCCTCCAATTCACCTTTTGTTCGGTACGGGTAACACCATGCAAAGGGCCAGTTTCAAAAACTGATTCACCAACTAAAGCATTAAGCAAAGAAGACTTACCACGTCCCACCATCCCAAAAGCAGCAATTTGCACCACCATACTTTCTAATTTTACAAGCATGGTTTCTAGGTCGGCAATTTCTGCCTCCAATCCAGATTTTTCTTGGACAGTGAGGTCGAGATTATTAACTAAATTTCTCAGTGCCGTTTTCGCTTGTTTATAGTTGAGTTCAGACTGAATATCTTCAAAGGTAAAAATGGCACTGTCCAATTCTTCTTCCCAGTTGGGTAATTCGTTCGCAGGGGGTTCTGGTAATGTTGATGTCATGTTAATTTATGAATTTTAGATTGACCTCGCTTCTGATTTTAGTAACTTTTAGCAAAAGTTTGAGAACATAGAACAGAGAAAATTACTATAATCCATAATTTACGTAACTGACTTATTAGTAGGGTACATCAGATGTTGATAATATGTAGATTTTTACCGAATTATCAAGCCTGACGCACCTTACAAGAGTATTGATTGCATAACTCCTATAATTCTTAGCTAATCACTGATAATCTCTATTTTTCCTTTTATCTGCAATTTTACTGAATTTTCATTAAACTTAATAAAAATAATTCTGTGTAATTCCTGCATTACAGCAGTTGACTATCTCTCCATTTTCACCGAATATAGAAAAGAGAATTTTTTATTAAGGAAACAATCATCAACATTAAATAAACAATCAAAATTGACACTTTTAATTAAACTTTAGCAAATGAACAAGATTTTGATCGTTGAAGATGATCCCCTCATGCGAGAGCTTATTCAGCAAATTCTCGACCTGGAAGGATTCTCTACTATCACCGCAGAGGATGGATGGCTAGGTTTACAGATGGTTGAACAGCATCAGCCTGATCTGATTATTTGTGATGTGATGATGCCTAAATTAGATGGCTATTCTTTAATTCAAACATTGCGCCAAAATCCAGTTAATTCCACAATTCCTTTAATATTTTTGACGGCTAAAGCCGAGCGATGTGATCTGCGTCAAGCCATGGAACTTGGTGCTGATGATTACTTAACCAAGCCATTTGAAGCCTCTGAACTTCTTCAAGCAATTAAGACGCAACTCAAAAAACGTCAAGCTGTTACCCAACACTATATAAATCAGGTTCAGCAGATGGAAACTGAACTAGTATATTTAGCTCGTCATGATAGCTTAACAGGTTTGCCTAATCAACTTTGTTTGGAAGATAAATTTAATAAAAACCGTTTACAAGTTTATAGCCAGCAACAAATGCTGCCGTTTCTACTTATTGATATCGATATTATTTATCCTCATAAATTATTTTTTGAATCCAGTATGCAATATTTTCTCATAAAAATATTGTCTGGAAGATTAAAAGATTTAAATTTGCAGAATAACTTGATTGACTTAATAGCTCAGTTAAAAACCAATCAACTAGTAATTTTATTAAAACCAATTCAAGAAATTAAGACTATCACTGATATCGCTCAACAATTTTTAGATAATCTATTAGAACCATTATTTATTAGTAATCAGAAAGTATTTCTTCAAGCAAAAATTGGCATTTCTTGTTATCCAAATGATGGACTACAACTCAGTGAATTATTAACTCATGCAGAATTTGCTCTTGAATATTATCAACCTCAAGACACAAATTTATATCATTTTTATAGCCGAGAGATACTAGATAACTTCCGCCAAAAAGTTATTTTAGAAGCTGATTTAATACCTGCTCTAGAAAGAAATGAATTTCAGCTTTATTATCAACCTCAAATAAATATTACCACAGGGGAAGTTGTTGGTGTAGAAGCACTAATTCGTTGGCAACATCCAGAATATGGAACAATTTCTCCAGCAGAATTTATTCCCATTGCTGAGAAATCTGGTTTTATTATTCCCTTGGGAGAATGGGTAATTGAAAGAGCTTGTAGAGAATTTAAAATTTTGCAATCTGAATTATTTAATAATTTTAATATGGCTATCAATATATCAGCTTGTCAGTTCAGAACAGAAAATTTTAGTGAAAAAATCATTGGCATTATCAAAAAAATAGGAATTGCTCCTGAATCTATCGAGTTAGAACTGACTGAATCGGTATTTATTCAAAATGCTGAATTAGTAAAACAGAAGTTAGATAATTTAAGCAATCAGGGTCTAAAAATCTCCATTGATGATTTTGGTACAGGTTACTCATCATTTAAATATCTGCAAGATTTTTCTTTTCATAGCCTGAAAATAGATCGTTATTTTATTACTAATATTGACCAATTTAAAAATAAACAAGCTCTTGTGAAGAGTATAATTCAGACAGCTAATAATCTTAATCTTAATATTGTCGCGGAAGGTGTAGAAACAAAAAATGAGTTGGATTGGCTAATGCAAAATAATTGTGATGTAATTCAAGGATATTTTTTTAGTCCCCCTTTATCAATAGAAGAATTGAAAAAATTTTTATTGTTTAAAAAATAAAATAGAAATAAAACTAAGCTTTTTCATTGCTGTAAATACAGCGGATTGCAGATCAATGAGGTACAGAACCTAAAGTAAAAGCCAGACACCAAGACAGTTTTACTCCTGACTCCTGACTCCCGACTCCTGAATTCTGCTGTAAGGAATAATGATTGTAAATGTTGTTCCTTGTCCTAGTTTACTATCAAAGGAAATTTCCCCTTTGTGCAGATCAACACACTTTTTAACTATGGACAATCCTAAGCCTGTACCAGAAATAGTGCCAACGTTAGAAGCTCGATGAAAAGGTGCAAATAAATTAATTTTGTATTCTTCTGGAATACCGATACCAGAATCTTTGATTTTAAAGATTAATTTGTCATCTTCTATGGTCAAATCAAATTTAATTAAACTTGTTTGAGGAGAATATTTAATAGCATTTGTCAATATATTTGCGAGAATTTGTTGGAGGATTTTTTTGTCCAACTGTACTATAAAAGAATTATCTAATATTGGCTTGCTGGCTGTAAATGAAAATTCTATTACGTGTTTGTTACTAGTGGCTTCTATT includes:
- a CDS encoding EAL domain-containing response regulator, producing the protein MNKILIVEDDPLMRELIQQILDLEGFSTITAEDGWLGLQMVEQHQPDLIICDVMMPKLDGYSLIQTLRQNPVNSTIPLIFLTAKAERCDLRQAMELGADDYLTKPFEASELLQAIKTQLKKRQAVTQHYINQVQQMETELVYLARHDSLTGLPNQLCLEDKFNKNRLQVYSQQQMLPFLLIDIDIIYPHKLFFESSMQYFLIKILSGRLKDLNLQNNLIDLIAQLKTNQLVILLKPIQEIKTITDIAQQFLDNLLEPLFISNQKVFLQAKIGISCYPNDGLQLSELLTHAEFALEYYQPQDTNLYHFYSREILDNFRQKVILEADLIPALERNEFQLYYQPQINITTGEVVGVEALIRWQHPEYGTISPAEFIPIAEKSGFIIPLGEWVIERACREFKILQSELFNNFNMAINISACQFRTENFSEKIIGIIKKIGIAPESIELELTESVFIQNAELVKQKLDNLSNQGLKISIDDFGTGYSSFKYLQDFSFHSLKIDRYFITNIDQFKNKQALVKSIIQTANNLNLNIVAEGVETKNELDWLMQNNCDVIQGYFFSPPLSIEELKKFLLFKK